Proteins encoded within one genomic window of Pigmentiphaga sp. H8:
- a CDS encoding tripartite tricarboxylate transporter substrate binding protein, whose translation MSHTSTGRRRMLGLLGATAASGALPGIPALASDAGTQDFPTRALRLVVPFTPGGGTDVVGRSLAAAMSEALGQSIVVDNRPGGGTVIGSNIVAKAKPDGYTLLLTTTALAINDTLVKDLPYDTDRDFSDIGLICVGPNVLVTHPKSRFKTLDAVIRYAKANPGKLTYGSSGNGSAVHLAAELFKMKAGVDLTHIPYKGAAQAYTDLVGGRLDFVFATAGGVAKYVEEGTLQAVALTSRERTPAYPGIPTIAERVPGYSAEVWYAILAPAGTPPDIVAALNGALNKAANDPGYKSRVSADGMKVAAGTPQEMRAFRQSEQARWRQVIHDGKITTT comes from the coding sequence ATGAGCCACACCTCGACCGGCCGGCGCCGCATGCTGGGCCTGCTGGGCGCCACCGCCGCGTCCGGCGCGCTGCCCGGCATCCCCGCCCTGGCATCCGACGCCGGCACCCAGGACTTCCCCACTCGCGCCCTGCGCCTGGTCGTTCCCTTCACCCCGGGCGGCGGCACGGACGTCGTCGGACGCTCCCTGGCCGCCGCCATGTCCGAGGCGCTGGGGCAGTCCATCGTGGTCGACAACCGGCCGGGGGGCGGCACCGTCATCGGCTCGAACATCGTGGCCAAGGCCAAGCCCGACGGCTACACGCTGCTGCTGACGACCACCGCCCTGGCCATCAACGACACGCTGGTCAAGGACCTGCCCTACGACACCGACCGCGACTTCAGCGACATCGGCCTGATCTGCGTCGGGCCGAACGTGCTGGTCACCCATCCGAAAAGCCGCTTCAAGACGCTGGACGCCGTCATCCGCTACGCCAAGGCCAATCCGGGCAAGTTGACCTACGGTTCCTCGGGCAACGGCTCGGCCGTCCACCTGGCCGCCGAACTGTTCAAGATGAAGGCCGGCGTCGACCTGACCCACATCCCCTATAAGGGCGCGGCGCAGGCCTACACCGATCTGGTCGGCGGCCGCCTGGACTTCGTTTTCGCCACCGCGGGCGGCGTGGCGAAATACGTCGAGGAAGGCACGCTGCAAGCCGTCGCGCTGACCTCGCGCGAACGCACGCCGGCCTATCCCGGCATTCCCACCATCGCCGAACGGGTGCCCGGCTATTCGGCCGAGGTCTGGTACGCGATCCTGGCCCCGGCGGGCACGCCGCCCGACATCGTCGCCGCGCTGAACGGCGCCTTGAACAAGGCCGCCAACGATCCCGGCTACAAGTCGCGGGTCTCGGCCGACGGCATGAAGGTGGCGGCCGGCACGCCGCAGGAGATGCGCGCCTTCCGCCAGTCCGAGCAGGCGCGCTGGCGCCAGGTCATCCACGACGGCAAGATCACCACCACTTGA
- a CDS encoding SDR family NAD(P)-dependent oxidoreductase, whose product MTTNGQRLAGKTAIIVGAGQRPGTTMGNGRATAECFAREGARLLLVDINGEWAQDTLAAVRALGAPAEVAIADITREDDCRQVVASCVERWGRVDILHNNVGFSKGDARTAELSLNSWQRIIDANLTGMFLMCKHALPQMVAQRSGCIINVSSTSSLSGRPTVTYKTSKGAVNTLTQHIAFENAKHGVRANAILPGLIDTPMAIERRAEETGVPREVIRRERDALVPMGYMGEAADVANAALFLASDEARYVTGVLFPVDGGLLLKRG is encoded by the coding sequence ATGACGACGAACGGCCAACGGCTGGCTGGCAAGACGGCCATCATCGTGGGCGCGGGCCAGCGCCCCGGCACGACGATGGGCAATGGGCGCGCGACCGCGGAGTGCTTCGCGCGGGAAGGCGCCAGGCTTCTGCTGGTGGACATCAACGGCGAGTGGGCGCAGGACACGCTGGCGGCGGTGCGCGCGCTGGGCGCCCCGGCGGAGGTGGCGATTGCCGACATCACCCGCGAGGACGACTGCCGTCAGGTGGTGGCGTCCTGCGTCGAACGATGGGGACGCGTGGACATCCTGCACAACAACGTCGGCTTCTCCAAGGGCGATGCCCGCACCGCCGAACTGTCGCTGAACTCCTGGCAGCGCATCATCGACGCCAACCTGACCGGCATGTTCCTGATGTGCAAGCACGCCCTGCCGCAGATGGTCGCCCAGCGGTCCGGCTGCATCATCAATGTATCGTCCACGTCCTCGCTGTCGGGCCGGCCCACGGTCACCTACAAGACCAGCAAGGGCGCGGTCAACACGCTCACCCAGCACATCGCGTTCGAGAACGCGAAGCACGGCGTGCGCGCCAATGCGATCCTGCCGGGCCTGATCGACACGCCCATGGCCATCGAGCGGCGCGCGGAGGAAACCGGGGTCCCCCGCGAAGTGATCCGCCGCGAACGCGATGCGCTGGTGCCGATGGGCTACATGGGCGAAGCCGCCGACGTCGCGAACGCGGCGCTTTTCCTGGCCTCGGACGAGGCGCGCTACGTGACCGGCGTACTGTTTCCGGTCGATGGCGGCCTGCTGCTCAAGCGGGGCTGA
- a CDS encoding LysR family transcriptional regulator, translating into MDLQSLKTFVACVEEKSLSRCADRLNVVASAVSKRLAELEREHGVSLLRRTGRGVEPTAAGEALYRHATSLLSAARQLERTLASFRDDGESHIRIAACRSVVLQYLPRAISLLRRVCPGHRVDIVEASSVEIPALVTQGEAEIGIYHAPFPPPGLHFVEYRRERVALVVPMGHALARSGPVRFFDTLDHDYVGYFPRHDLANFQRLIGENLPRPINVSAQVSNPEARCMLVREGLGLALMAEGLARTYAERTGVEVVALADEWAGRQIWMACVDPAALPEGARELFARPQA; encoded by the coding sequence ATGGACCTGCAAAGCCTGAAGACCTTCGTCGCATGCGTCGAGGAAAAAAGCCTGAGCCGTTGCGCCGACCGGCTGAACGTCGTGGCCTCGGCGGTAAGCAAGCGGCTGGCGGAGCTCGAGCGCGAGCACGGCGTATCGCTGCTGCGGCGGACCGGCCGGGGCGTCGAGCCCACGGCCGCGGGCGAGGCGCTGTACCGCCATGCGACCTCGCTGCTGTCGGCGGCCCGCCAGTTGGAGCGGACCCTGGCGAGCTTCCGCGACGACGGCGAGTCCCACATCCGGATCGCCGCCTGCCGGTCGGTCGTGCTGCAGTACCTGCCGCGCGCCATCAGCCTGCTGCGCCGCGTGTGTCCAGGCCATCGCGTCGACATCGTCGAGGCGTCCAGCGTTGAGATCCCGGCGCTGGTCACCCAGGGGGAGGCGGAGATCGGAATCTATCACGCGCCGTTTCCGCCTCCGGGCCTGCACTTCGTGGAGTACCGCCGCGAACGGGTCGCCCTGGTCGTCCCGATGGGGCACGCGCTGGCACGGAGTGGTCCGGTGCGTTTCTTCGACACGCTGGATCATGACTACGTCGGCTATTTCCCGCGCCACGACCTGGCCAACTTCCAGCGATTGATCGGCGAAAACCTGCCCCGGCCCATCAACGTCAGCGCGCAGGTCTCCAATCCCGAGGCACGCTGCATGCTGGTGCGCGAGGGGCTGGGCCTGGCCCTGATGGCCGAGGGCCTGGCGCGGACCTATGCCGAGCGGACGGGAGTGGAGGTCGTCGCGCTGGCGGACGAATGGGCGGGCCGACAGATCTGGATGGCATGCGTCGATCCCGCGGCCCTGCCCGAAGGCGCGCGCGAACTGTTCGCCCGCCCCCAGGCCTGA
- the norR gene encoding nitric oxide reductase transcriptional regulator NorR produces MTANALLHALVPLVDDLARDLAEGERYRRLLEAVRTLVPCDATALLRLDGEWLVPLAVDGLSSDTLGRRFKVDEHPRFQLLLQSDGPTRFPAGSRLPDPYDGLVEGMEGEQLEVHDCLGCVLRVGERPWGLLTLDAMEAERFSAQDLDALQTFASLAAATVSVADRLQLLASRASDEHQRAEIYRAAAGETAPRPLLGHSAVIRRLLDEVRTVGASDLTVLVTGETGVGKELVAQALHAASPRATRPLVSINCAALPEALVESELFGHVKGAFSGAVGDRRGKFELADGGTLLLDEVGELPLAVQAKLLRVLQSGQLQRLGSDREHHVDVRLIAATNRDLAEEVRKGRFRADLYHRLSVYPLRVPPLRERGRDVLLLSGAFLDENRSRLGLRNLRLAAEAQAALLAYDWPGNVRELEHLISRSALKALSRQTPRPAILTLTVADLGLEEGEAGSPASARENPAAARARVPAQPLKQAVEGYQRGLIVAALRRHGDNWSAAARELGVDRANLARLAARLGLKSAAAEP; encoded by the coding sequence ATGACTGCAAATGCCCTGCTGCACGCTCTTGTTCCACTGGTGGACGATCTGGCGCGGGATCTCGCCGAAGGGGAACGCTACCGCCGCCTGCTGGAGGCTGTCCGTACCCTAGTTCCTTGCGATGCAACAGCCCTGCTGCGGCTGGATGGAGAATGGCTCGTGCCGCTGGCCGTGGACGGCCTGAGCAGCGATACGCTGGGCCGCCGTTTCAAGGTGGACGAGCATCCCCGCTTCCAGCTGCTGCTCCAGTCCGACGGCCCCACGCGCTTCCCGGCCGGGAGCCGCCTGCCCGATCCCTACGACGGCCTGGTCGAAGGAATGGAAGGCGAGCAACTGGAGGTCCACGATTGCCTGGGCTGCGTCCTGCGGGTGGGCGAGCGCCCCTGGGGCCTGCTGACGCTGGATGCGATGGAGGCCGAGCGTTTTTCCGCGCAGGACCTGGATGCCTTGCAGACCTTCGCCAGCCTGGCCGCGGCGACGGTCAGCGTGGCCGATCGGTTGCAGCTACTGGCCTCGCGCGCCAGCGACGAGCACCAGCGCGCGGAAATCTATCGCGCGGCGGCGGGCGAAACCGCACCGCGTCCGCTGCTGGGGCACAGCGCCGTCATCCGGCGGCTGCTGGACGAGGTTCGCACCGTGGGCGCCAGCGACCTGACCGTGCTGGTGACGGGCGAGACCGGGGTCGGCAAGGAACTGGTGGCCCAGGCGCTGCACGCGGCCTCGCCGCGCGCGACGCGGCCGCTGGTCAGCATCAACTGCGCGGCCTTGCCCGAGGCCCTGGTGGAAAGCGAGCTGTTCGGCCACGTCAAGGGCGCGTTCTCGGGAGCGGTGGGCGATCGGCGCGGCAAGTTCGAGCTCGCCGACGGCGGCACCCTGCTGCTGGACGAGGTCGGCGAGCTGCCGCTGGCGGTACAGGCCAAGCTGCTGCGTGTGCTGCAAAGCGGGCAATTGCAGCGCCTGGGCTCCGATCGCGAGCATCACGTGGACGTACGGCTGATCGCGGCCACCAACCGTGACCTGGCCGAGGAGGTCCGCAAGGGGCGTTTCCGCGCCGACCTCTACCACCGCCTGAGCGTGTACCCGCTGCGGGTGCCGCCCCTGCGCGAACGAGGCCGCGACGTGCTGCTGCTTAGCGGCGCCTTCCTGGACGAAAACCGCTCGCGCCTGGGGCTGCGCAACCTGCGCCTGGCCGCCGAGGCGCAGGCGGCCCTGCTGGCCTACGATTGGCCGGGCAACGTGCGCGAGCTCGAACACCTGATCAGCCGCAGCGCGCTGAAGGCGCTGTCCCGGCAAACCCCGCGTCCGGCCATCCTGACGCTGACGGTGGCGGACCTGGGGCTGGAGGAAGGGGAGGCCGGGTCGCCCGCTTCCGCGCGCGAGAACCCGGCGGCGGCCCGCGCGCGCGTTCCCGCGCAGCCGCTGAAGCAGGCGGTCGAGGGCTACCAGCGCGGCCTGATCGTCGCGGCGCTGCGCCGCCATGGAGACAACTGGTCGGCCGCCGCGCGCGAACTGGGCGTGGACCGGGCCAACCTGGCGCGGCTGGCCGCGAGGCTGGGGCTCAAGTCGGCGGCTGCCGAGCCCTGA
- the hmpA gene encoding NO-inducible flavohemoprotein: MLSAQQRAIVKATVPLLETGGEALTTHFYRLMLAEYPEVRPLFNQAHQASGDQPRALANGVLAYARHIDDLTPLGGMVGRIVNKHVGLQILPEHYPIVGTCLLRAIREVLGPDVATDEVIEAWGAAYQQLATLLIGAEEQCYATQEKAAGGWRGSRAFRVARKEQESEEITSFYLVPADGGSLLDFQPGQYIGLKLVVDGEEVRRNYSLSAPPNGREYRISVKRQGDGVVSNHLHDRIGEGDTLELFPPSGNFTLQASDKPLVLISGGVGITPTLAMLQAALGGSRAIHFIHCARNQAVHAFRDYVDAAAGKFPQLKRFYCYDEPGETAQRPDAVGLLTKEQLAQWLPQDRDVDVYFLGPKPFMRNVQRYLKELGVPETQTRYEFFGPEAMA, translated from the coding sequence ATGCTGTCCGCTCAACAACGAGCCATCGTCAAGGCCACCGTCCCGCTGCTGGAAACCGGCGGCGAAGCCCTGACCACCCATTTCTATCGCCTGATGCTGGCCGAGTACCCGGAGGTCCGGCCCCTGTTCAACCAGGCCCACCAGGCCAGCGGCGACCAGCCGCGCGCGCTGGCCAACGGCGTGCTGGCCTATGCGCGCCACATCGACGACCTCACGCCCCTGGGCGGGATGGTCGGCCGCATCGTCAACAAGCACGTCGGGCTGCAGATCCTGCCCGAACACTATCCCATCGTCGGCACGTGCCTGCTGCGCGCCATCCGCGAAGTGCTCGGCCCCGACGTCGCCACCGACGAAGTCATCGAAGCCTGGGGCGCGGCCTACCAGCAACTGGCCACGCTGCTGATCGGCGCCGAGGAACAGTGCTACGCGACCCAGGAGAAGGCGGCCGGCGGCTGGCGCGGTTCGCGCGCCTTCCGCGTCGCCCGCAAGGAACAGGAAAGCGAGGAGATCACCTCGTTCTACCTGGTGCCCGCCGACGGCGGTTCGCTGCTGGACTTCCAGCCCGGCCAGTACATCGGCCTGAAGCTGGTCGTCGACGGCGAGGAAGTGCGCCGCAACTATTCGCTGTCCGCGCCCCCCAACGGCCGCGAGTACCGCATCAGCGTCAAGCGCCAGGGCGACGGCGTCGTCTCCAACCACCTGCACGACCGGATCGGCGAAGGCGACACGCTGGAACTCTTCCCGCCCTCGGGCAACTTCACGCTGCAGGCCAGCGACAAGCCGCTGGTGCTGATCAGCGGCGGCGTCGGCATCACGCCCACCCTGGCCATGCTGCAGGCGGCCCTGGGCGGTTCGCGCGCGATCCACTTCATCCACTGCGCCCGCAACCAGGCGGTCCACGCCTTCCGCGACTACGTGGATGCCGCGGCGGGCAAGTTCCCGCAGCTCAAGCGTTTCTACTGCTACGACGAACCCGGCGAGACGGCGCAGCGCCCCGATGCGGTCGGCCTGCTGACCAAGGAGCAACTGGCGCAGTGGCTGCCGCAGGACCGCGACGTCGACGTCTACTTCCTGGGTCCCAAGCCGTTCATGCGCAACGTCCAGCGCTACCTGAAGGAACTGGGCGTGCCGGAGACGCAGACGCGGTATGAGTTCTTCGGGCCGGAAGCGATGGCGTAA
- a CDS encoding LysR family transcriptional regulator → MDLRQLRYFIVVCEMRSLSRAGEVLGVSQPSLSRQIQLLEAELRHHLLVRTGRGVEPTEAGLRFLEHAKTLDAMAQHARQDMRAFRAAAQDKVRLGMPHRVARRMAPDIVQSFRRLHPDAALTLAEGLSSEMNEWLVKGRVDLALLYDPPSSSLLRFESIYREDLVLAYGKACRPVPPPRVRARDLGRYPLVLPSAPNTIRALVDRTCRELNVTLDVVAEVDVVHTILETMAKEGMFTIIPRSALSDMAGQDFLAFSSIAEPVIMNNLTLATPSSGPLPPLAEATAQIIRGLEMKRFFE, encoded by the coding sequence ATGGACCTCCGGCAACTCCGCTACTTCATCGTCGTCTGCGAAATGCGCAGCCTTTCCCGCGCGGGCGAGGTGCTGGGCGTCTCGCAGCCCTCGCTCAGCCGGCAGATCCAGTTGCTGGAAGCCGAGCTGCGCCACCATCTGCTGGTGCGCACCGGCCGGGGCGTCGAACCCACCGAGGCCGGGCTGCGGTTCCTGGAGCATGCCAAGACGCTCGATGCCATGGCCCAGCATGCCCGCCAGGACATGCGCGCCTTCCGCGCCGCCGCGCAGGACAAGGTCCGGCTGGGCATGCCGCACCGCGTGGCGCGCCGGATGGCGCCGGACATCGTGCAGTCGTTCCGGCGCCTGCATCCCGATGCCGCGCTGACGCTGGCCGAAGGCCTGAGTTCCGAGATGAATGAATGGCTGGTCAAGGGCAGGGTGGACCTGGCGCTGCTGTACGACCCGCCGTCCTCGTCCCTGCTGCGGTTCGAATCCATCTACCGGGAGGACCTGGTGCTGGCCTACGGCAAGGCCTGCCGGCCCGTGCCCCCGCCGCGCGTGCGCGCGAGGGACCTGGGCCGCTATCCGCTGGTGCTGCCCAGCGCGCCCAATACCATCCGCGCGCTGGTGGACCGCACCTGCCGCGAATTGAACGTGACGCTGGACGTCGTGGCCGAGGTGGACGTGGTGCATACCATCCTCGAGACCATGGCCAAGGAAGGCATGTTCACCATCATCCCGCGCTCGGCGCTGAGCGACATGGCGGGCCAGGATTTCCTGGCCTTCTCGTCCATTGCCGAGCCGGTCATCATGAACAACCTGACCCTGGCCACGCCGTCCAGCGGCCCGCTGCCTCCGTTGGCGGAGGCGACCGCGCAAATCATCCGCGGGCTGGAGATGAAACGGTTCTTCGAGTAG
- a CDS encoding amidohydrolase: protein MPDCAPPLAEITPPAEPLPKHACDTHFHVFGPAGVFPYADDRPYTPPDAPFERLRDLHRRLGFERGIIVHPGCHGYDLSVTLDALDRGAGQYRAIALLDPATDEARIAELDRRGVRGVRFNFVAHLANAGWDELARIVPRIAPFGWHVCIHSDQASLEGLLPRLRTLPVPFVIDHMGRVAAAEGTQGSAFRALLALRDHPGAWVKISGLDRTSSSGKRPFQDAEPLVSALLDAMPERLLWGTDWPHPNVHGDMPDDGELLNTFLRLCPDAATRQRILADNPHALFRFAP, encoded by the coding sequence ATGCCCGACTGCGCACCTCCCCTGGCCGAGATCACGCCTCCTGCCGAGCCCCTGCCCAAGCACGCCTGCGACACCCATTTCCACGTCTTCGGCCCCGCCGGCGTCTTCCCCTACGCCGACGACCGTCCCTATACGCCGCCCGACGCGCCCTTCGAACGGCTGCGCGATCTGCACCGGCGGCTGGGCTTCGAGCGCGGCATCATCGTGCATCCGGGCTGCCACGGCTACGACCTGTCGGTCACGCTCGATGCACTGGATCGCGGCGCGGGCCAGTACCGGGCGATCGCCCTGCTGGATCCGGCCACCGACGAGGCCCGCATCGCCGAACTCGACCGGCGCGGCGTGCGCGGCGTGCGCTTCAATTTCGTGGCTCACCTGGCCAACGCCGGCTGGGACGAACTGGCGCGGATCGTGCCCCGCATCGCGCCCTTCGGCTGGCACGTCTGCATCCATTCGGACCAGGCCTCGCTCGAAGGCTTGCTGCCCAGGCTCAGGACGCTGCCCGTTCCATTCGTGATCGATCACATGGGACGCGTGGCCGCCGCCGAAGGCACCCAGGGTTCGGCCTTCCGGGCCTTGCTCGCGCTGCGCGACCATCCCGGCGCCTGGGTGAAGATCTCCGGGCTGGACCGCACGTCCAGCAGCGGCAAGCGGCCGTTCCAGGATGCCGAACCGCTGGTGTCGGCGCTGCTGGACGCCATGCCCGAGCGCCTGCTATGGGGCACCGACTGGCCGCATCCGAACGTGCACGGCGACATGCCCGACGACGGCGAACTGCTGAACACCTTCCTGCGGCTGTGCCCCGATGCGGCCACGCGCCAGCGCATCCTGGCGGACAACCCGCACGCGCTGTTCCGGTTCGCGCCATGA
- a CDS encoding carboxymuconolactone decarboxylase family protein, with amino-acid sequence MPRLNPPDVEQMSEHQRRVYDAIASGPRGKVRGPLAIWLHRPGLAEHAQALGQYCRYDSSLPPRLSELAILTMAALWRAPFEWWAHHPIALKAGLDADVAEQIRAGATPVFAQRDESVVYRFVRELVETRQVPDALYQEALEVLGKDGVVDLVGMAGYYTLISMTLSVFDIPTPDGSTVEFGR; translated from the coding sequence ATGCCTAGACTGAATCCCCCCGACGTCGAACAGATGTCCGAACACCAGCGCCGCGTCTACGACGCCATCGCCTCGGGCCCGCGCGGCAAGGTGCGCGGGCCGCTGGCGATCTGGCTGCACCGCCCCGGCCTGGCCGAACACGCGCAGGCCCTGGGCCAGTATTGCCGCTACGACTCCAGCCTGCCGCCGCGCCTGTCCGAACTGGCCATCCTGACCATGGCCGCGCTGTGGCGCGCCCCCTTCGAATGGTGGGCGCACCATCCCATCGCCCTGAAGGCAGGGCTGGACGCGGACGTGGCCGAGCAGATCCGCGCCGGCGCCACGCCCGTGTTCGCCCAGCGCGACGAGTCGGTCGTCTACCGCTTCGTGCGCGAACTGGTGGAAACGCGGCAAGTCCCGGACGCGCTCTACCAGGAGGCCCTGGAGGTCCTGGGCAAGGACGGCGTCGTCGACCTGGTCGGCATGGCCGGCTACTACACCCTGATCTCGATGACGCTGAGCGTCTTCGACATCCCCACGCCCGACGGCAGCACCGTCGAATTCGGGCGCTGA
- a CDS encoding SDR family NAD(P)-dependent oxidoreductase codes for MTGRLQGKIAIVTGAGSVGPGWGNGRAIAYRFAQEGARVFAVDRDPAAMEETVARVREIGGEIAIWRCDVTSSDEVRDMVRACVDTWGGVDILVNNVGGSRKGGPVDLDEAAWDAQIDFNLKSVYLGCRHVLPLMEEQGGGAIVNIASTSGTRWTGSAQVGYSSAKAGVIQLSRVVALEYAKKNIRCNTVIPGQMHTPMVEVRLAGQRAGGDVEQLLAQRQSRIPLPFMGDGLDTANAALFLASSEARFITATEIVVDGGMSARCD; via the coding sequence ATGACTGGCCGCCTGCAAGGCAAGATAGCGATCGTCACCGGCGCGGGCAGCGTCGGCCCCGGCTGGGGCAACGGCCGCGCCATCGCATACCGTTTCGCGCAGGAAGGCGCACGCGTCTTCGCCGTCGACCGCGATCCCGCGGCCATGGAAGAAACCGTGGCCCGCGTGCGCGAAATCGGCGGCGAGATCGCCATCTGGCGCTGCGACGTCACCTCGTCGGACGAGGTCCGCGACATGGTGCGCGCCTGCGTCGACACCTGGGGCGGCGTGGACATCCTGGTCAACAACGTGGGCGGCTCGCGCAAGGGCGGCCCGGTGGACCTGGACGAAGCGGCGTGGGACGCGCAGATCGACTTCAACCTGAAAAGCGTCTATCTGGGCTGCCGCCATGTGCTGCCGCTGATGGAGGAGCAGGGCGGCGGCGCCATCGTCAACATCGCCTCGACCTCGGGCACGCGCTGGACCGGCTCGGCCCAGGTCGGCTATTCCAGCGCGAAGGCCGGCGTCATCCAGCTGTCGCGCGTCGTGGCGCTGGAATATGCCAAGAAGAACATCCGCTGCAACACCGTCATTCCGGGCCAGATGCACACCCCCATGGTCGAAGTCCGGCTGGCCGGGCAGCGCGCGGGCGGCGACGTGGAGCAGTTGCTGGCGCAGCGGCAGTCGCGCATCCCGCTGCCCTTCATGGGCGACGGCCTGGACACCGCCAACGCCGCGCTGTTCCTGGCGTCCAGCGAAGCCCGCTTCATCACCGCCACCGAGATCGTGGTCGACGGAGGCATGAGTGCGCGCTGCGACTGA
- a CDS encoding SMP-30/gluconolactonase/LRE family protein, giving the protein MRAATDAPVRYPDPAVIALDPRFEKLTLPLAAVERLATGCRWAEGPVWFGDARYLLWSDVPNDRIMRWDEITGQAHVWRPVSGHANGNTRDRQGRLVTCEHQGRRVTRTEHDGRITVLADRYQGKRLNSPNDVVVKSDGSIWFTDPPFGIIGYYQGEKAEQEIPAAIYRIDPYSGAVDLVCDTVNGPNGLAFSPDEKQLYVIESRARPRNVLVFDASDDGRRLGPQRVLFDAADGTPDGFRVDVEGNLWCGWGMGTPELDGVRVYSPRGELLGRIALPERCANLCFGGKHRNRLFMASSTSIYSLFVNTQGAPGG; this is encoded by the coding sequence GTGCGCGCTGCGACTGACGCCCCCGTGCGCTATCCCGATCCGGCCGTCATCGCGCTGGATCCGCGCTTCGAGAAACTCACGCTGCCGCTGGCGGCGGTCGAGCGCCTGGCCACGGGATGCCGCTGGGCCGAAGGGCCGGTCTGGTTCGGCGATGCCCGCTACCTGCTGTGGAGCGACGTGCCCAACGACCGCATCATGCGCTGGGACGAAATCACCGGGCAGGCACATGTCTGGCGGCCCGTGTCCGGCCATGCGAACGGCAACACGCGCGACCGCCAGGGGCGCCTGGTCACCTGCGAGCACCAGGGGCGCCGCGTCACCCGAACCGAACACGACGGCCGCATCACCGTGCTGGCCGACCGCTACCAGGGCAAGCGCCTGAACTCGCCCAACGACGTCGTCGTGAAATCCGACGGCTCGATCTGGTTCACCGACCCGCCCTTCGGCATCATCGGCTACTACCAGGGCGAGAAGGCCGAACAGGAAATCCCCGCCGCCATCTATCGCATCGACCCGTACAGCGGCGCGGTCGACCTGGTCTGCGATACGGTCAACGGCCCCAACGGGCTGGCCTTCTCGCCCGACGAGAAGCAGTTGTACGTGATCGAATCGCGCGCCCGCCCCCGCAACGTCCTGGTGTTCGATGCGTCGGACGACGGCCGCCGGCTGGGCCCGCAGCGCGTGCTGTTCGACGCCGCCGACGGCACGCCCGACGGCTTTCGCGTCGACGTCGAAGGCAATCTCTGGTGCGGCTGGGGCATGGGCACGCCCGAGCTCGACGGGGTCCGCGTCTATTCGCCCCGGGGGGAACTCCTGGGCCGCATCGCCCTGCCCGAGCGCTGCGCGAATCTGTGTTTTGGCGGCAAGCATCGCAACCGCCTGTT